In Meleagris gallopavo isolate NT-WF06-2002-E0010 breed Aviagen turkey brand Nicholas breeding stock chromosome 6, Turkey_5.1, whole genome shotgun sequence, the genomic stretch GATGATGTTCCAGAGACCAGTGCCTTGCTGCCGCTCTGAAACATCTGACACAGCATCAGGGATGGCAGGAGCAGTGCATCCTGGTTGTGACATTGCATCTTCTTCCACTGTCCATCATAAAACCCTAAATTCTATGACTGGATCAGATgattccttcttcctttcttggtACTCTGTGTAACATTTAGAAATgaattagcaaaaaaaaataaaataaaaataaaaataaaaataaaaaaacaagccaaacaAAAGGACTGCTGCAGAGTAATAACAAAGATCTGTTTTGGTAGGAGAGCATGGAGCTGGTGTACAACAAGTCCAAACCAGTGGCAGTTACAGGAATGGCTTTCCCAACCGGAGATGTCAATAACTTTGTTGTTGGCAGTGAAGAGGGAACAGTCTACACAGCCTGTCGTCATGGAAGGTGATTTTAAGCTTTTTGTACTTCTATAACATTGTCTGTGCTGGCATGAGGTAGCCACGTGTGTGGAGTGTGTTTAGTTTTTTCTCTTGGATGAGCAGGACCTGTGTTGGGATAGGACAAGGATGGGAGCTGCCCAGCTTCATACATTTGTGTTACTGCCATGCGCTGTGTGCTTGGCCCACCTCCCTGTGTAGTCTGTGGGGAGAACTAACTGCTGGAAGGGTTGACTTCTCTTGCCTTTTTCAGACATCCGCTTGAAGAAGAGATGACTGGCACCTTGGAAATGCCTCTTTCTCAGCCGTGATTATAACGGAAGCCTAGAGTGCTGACTGAGGTGTAGGTGTGTCAAGGCAGGTTGTATCAGGCCCTAGGAGACAGTTTTGTTGCCGAGTAATCAAACTTAAACCACTTGTAAGAAATGGTaatctcctttattttttaccaTTTTCAGCTTCATCTTCAATCTCCACAGGCAgatagcaaagaaaagaaagacaccaCAGATATGTCTGCGTGTGAGAAGGAGAGCATATGAAGCCCTGATGCATGGGCAGACCTTGTCTGACTTGCCCAGGCGGGCGATTAGTACAAGACCTGATAAAATGACCTGGGAAAAGCTTACTTGGACAAATACTTTCAAGTAGCATTTGGAACAATAgttgaaatactgtttttccaAGTGTAAGATGCACCTCCTAATGACAAGGTTCTGAGTGCTATGTGGCTAAACACTGATCTTTTTACTTCTAAAGCTAGGAGAATGCAAATTCAGTTCCATAATTTAAACAAGTTCCTTATTTTGCACCCTGTAAACTTTCTAAGGCTGTAGTTAAGAGCAAGGAACTCTCACCACATGCCTCTGCAGAGATCAATTCCTTGTGTTTGCTACAGTAATCTGCAGGGTGCTTGTGTGCTCTCAGCTTCTGGTAGCAGTTTCATCCTCTGGGATGCTTGAGTGACTTCTGTAAAGAGCAGGCTATTTCAGTGATAAATCTAAAGCTGACCCCACTTCAGTAGTCTTCAGATTCATGTTACCACAGTCCGTGTTTCAGGGACAAAATACGCATTGACAATGGTTTAACAGTGGTTTAAGATTATAAGGCTTCTATTACACGTTCTTAATATTGTACAGTCACAGTTTTACatatgttttcttcaaaatgatttttatttaaaatatttttttactttaccCTGTTGACAGCATTGCAATACTGTGTCTGTTTAGGCATTATGCTGGTAGGCTGTGTGATGGCTGCTGGTCTGAATTAGTTTTTGGCTGCTGGGATAAATGGAGCATGCGCAAGGGTACTTCTGATATTTCAAATGTGCCTGGTTTGTTCCtcacaaaagaaggaaaactgatttGGTGTCATTTGCTTACAGGATGAGAAAAGCTGCCCACTTTCTTTCTTATCCAGATTTGTACTTTTCCTTACTATTCTAGCCTCACTCTGATGAAATGCACATCTTCTCATGTTCAGAATGTCTGCAATACCCGCTCGTGTGAGCAGTCCCTTCTCATTTTGTGAAAAAGGATTTGCTTCCTTAGGGACATGACTGGCTGCTGtgcaaagttattttaaatatttgagagaaaaagaattgcaAATGATATGTCATTAGcaactttgcattttcattttaatggtgATTCCTCGTAATAATAGTGTACCCAGATGTATAAGATGTAGTATAATTATAATTTCTAATTACTTTATAATTATACATACGTGTTATTTCAAGCTATAGTAGTAGACAGTGTATGTAGAAGTTAGTAATGCAggtcttcagaagaaaaaggagctgTCTCCCTGTGCTGGATCCTGAGCACTAAGTGTGCCCGCAGCAGTGAGCCGCTGCAGGCAAAGGCCTTGCCGAAGGGAGAGAACTTTGCAGGTTAAATGGAGCTTTAGAAGGAAACAGGACTGTAagagtaaaagaaaatgatgttaaAACACCACATGTTAACTCACATTCTGAatgtaaatgcttttcttcctgcagtaaAGCCGGCATTGGTGAAATTTTTGAAGGCCACCAAGGACCTGTCACAGGAATCAATTGCCACATGGCAGTGGGCTCAATTGACTTTTCCCATCTCTTTGTCACATCATCATTTGACTGGACAGTGAAGCTGTGGACCACAAAGGTGAGAAAATTGAGCTGGGATGTGATGGGTAATGCTACTTGTGAAAATGCCATTgtcagaaatgtttcatttggaaCTGATTCACTGAAAGTCTGTGCTTAGAAAAAGTGTTTCATTAAAATTGTAAGTGAAATGCACACCCGGTGTAATTATGTCAGCCATCTTTGCCATGGAGCCTACGCTATAAAGGTAGTTTCAGCTGGCTTGCTCTTCAGTATTAACCCAGTGTTGAGCAGTTTCACTAGGAGAGAATAGGATGTATTGTAGTAGCAGTTATCAAACAATTCATCTAGCACTCCTTGTGCAGGCTGAATTGCAAGACTAATACTGTGCTCCATGACAGTGCAACAGCAGGAACACTTTCTTCTGATGAAGCAACAAGGAGGCACGTGTACGACAGTGCAATCAATATCCTTCAAGAAAATCATTGCTGTAGGAGACTGTGGTAGCCAGAAAATATTACTCATCCCTTTGACATTAGACACCAATGActgggagcagggaggaaatACATGCTGGTACATTCATGACTTTTGTGAATCTCGTGCTGactgctctgtggatgtgtctCTGTCACCTCTTACCTGGACAGCACTGTGAACAGTGGAAATGAGTACACAGACTTGTGGAGCTTTGAATACTCACACTCTATCTTAGTATGTGTAAATACAGGCTAATGACAGAATGACTAAAAACTGCAGGACAGTTTAAACAGACCAGCCTCATTGTGCAGGCTGAGTGGAATAAGAGAAGTAAAATACCTAACATTTAAGTCAcataaacaattatttttgtcaTACATCAGAACAGAGAACTGCATTTCAAACACTGGGCTTCTGTCTTCATCATTTCTTTATGTCTGCGTTTGGTTCACATCTTGAGCTGTATCCAGCAGAGCTCCAGTGCTGGAAGTTGACCCCAATCAGGAAATACCTCTGCGTGTGTTCCTCAAAGGCATCAGGGCTTGGAGATGCTGTGACAGATGCACAGCAAATGTAAACACAAAAGTGATCAGAAGGAATCATGTGGCTGCCTTGTTCTGGAAAGAGAAGCATGGTTACCTAGATAATAACTTGAATCAGCCTCTGTGGTAGCTTCATAATGCATTTGTTAATAGCTTGATGTAATGTGTATGCTAATTAATAAGTATGTCTGCATGATGAGCAATGACCACAGCTGACAGTTTTGTTTGAGCATTACAAGTTTTGAGCATTGCATACTTGGTAGGAGGAGGGTACATGATTTACCTGATTCTCAACAGGAACAGCAGTGAATCCAGCCTTAACAGATGCAAAAGTCACAGTGGAGGCTGGTTGTGGGCAGGCTGGAATGAATCTGGGGTCAGTCCTAGGTAGTAAATATTAGAGAGGACTACAGGATAATTCAGTGATAGAGAGCTGGCTCAGGCTGATGAGTCTGGTGTCTGAGATGAGGGTGTGCTGTGCAGTGGCACTGGTGACAAGAGAGTATCAGATGGCTGAAGCTGAAGTTAAGTAAGAGGAAAAGAATTTGTGGGTACTGggtagaaaatgaaatgtaggTACTGAAATACCTGCATTCCAAATATAGTCCAGAAAAGCTTGGCATAAGTATCTGACCCTCAGCTTGAGGCTGAATATTTCACTGAGGGTCTCATCCTTCTGCAGCATAAAGGAAATTATATTAAGGAATGAGAAGgcatgtttttttattttgaatgccTGGGTTTTTGGAAG encodes the following:
- the LOC100541356 gene encoding cytoplasmic dynein 1 intermediate chain 1-like; amino-acid sequence: MSVCFARFHPNLVVGGTYSGQIVLWDNRSHRRTPVQRTPLSAAAHTHPVYCVNVVGTQNAHNLITVSTDGKMCSWSLDMLSTPQESMELVYNKSKPVAVTGMAFPTGDVNNFVVGSEEGTVYTACRHGSKAGIGEIFEGHQGPVTGINCHMAVGSIDFSHLFVTSSFDWTVKLWTTKVRKLSWDVMGNATCENAIVRNVSFGTDSLKVCA